DNA from Rhodobacteraceae bacterium M382:
TCACGCCATCGACCTGCTGAGCGACGCCGACCGCGCGCCCAACACCGACGCCCCCGACCCTGCCATTGCGGCGCTGACCAAAACCCTGCCCCAACGCCCGCCCGGCTTTTGCACCGGGTGCCCCGAGCGTCCGATTTTTGCTGCGCTCAAGATGGTCCAGGAAGAACTCGGCCCGCATCAGATCACCGGAGACATCGGCTGCCACCTGTTTTCGACGCAACCTCCGTTCGAAATCGGCGGCTCCACCATGGGCTATGGGTTGGGACCGGCCTCGAACGCGGCCTTTGATGCGGGCGGCGCGACGCGGCCGATTTCGATCCTCGGCGACGGCGGGTTCTGGCACAACGGGCTGACGTCGTCGATTGGCAACGCCGTCTACAACCGGTCCGACGGGCTGACCGTGATCGTTGACAATTATTACTCTGCCGCGACCGGCGGACAGGACCTCCTGTCTTCGCGCGCTGATAACGAGACCAAAGCCACCAACAATTCCATCGCAGGTGCCATCCGGGGCGTCGGCGTCGACTGGATCCGCCAGATCGACCGCACCTATGACGTGCCCAAATTGCGCGACACCCTGCGCGAGGCGCTGACCACCGATGCCCCCGGCCCCAAGGTGGTGATCGCCGCGTCCGAATGCATGCTGAACCTGCAACGCCGCGAACGCCCGATCCGTCAGCAGGCGATCAAGGCGGGCCAACGCCAGGTGGTGCCACGGTTCGGTGTCGACGAAGACGTCTGTACCGGTGATCACGCCTGCATGCGGCTCTCGGGCTGCCCGTCTCTGGGCCTGAAACACACCGGCGATCCGCTGCGTGACGACCCGGTGGCCCACATTGACCAGACCTGTGTCGGCTGCGGCAATTGCGGCGAGGTCGCAGATGCCGCCGTGCTGTGCCCCTCGTTCTATCAGGCCGACCGGGTGCACAACCCCGGCTGGCTGGAACGGCGCATCGACGGTGTGCGCAAATCGGTCATCACCTGGCTGCAACAGCGGCGCGATCGCAAATGGGGACGCACCGCATGACTGCCTCATTCGAACACTCGGGCCTGATCCGGCTGGCCATCCTTGCCGTCGGCGGACAGGGCGGCGGTGTGCTGTCCAACTGGATTGTCGATTTGGCCGAACGCAACGGCTATATCGCCCAAAGCACATCCGTCCCCGGCGTCGCCCAGCGCACCGGGGCCACCATCTATTACGTCGAACTGTTGCCCGACACCGGCAGCCCCCCGGTGCTGGCGCTGATGCCGTCGCCCGGCGATGTGGACATCGTCATCGCCGCCGAAATCATGGAGGCCGGACGTGCCGTGACCCGTGGTTTGGTCACCCCGGATCGCACCACGCTGATTGCGTCGAACCATCGGATGCATGCGGTGTCGGAAAAGGTGGTACCGGGCGATGGGGTGATCGGCAATGGCCTGGTGCTGCCCCATATTCAGGCCGCCGCCCACCGGTTGATCTGCTGTGATTTCGCCGCCATCGCCGCCGACACCGGAAGCCATATTTCGGCCAGCCTGCTTGGCGCGCTCGCCGGGTCTGATGCCTTGCCGTTTGACCGGGCCGCATTCGAGGCCACGATTACCGCCTCCGGACGTGGGGTCGAGCCCAGCCTGCGTGCCTTTGGGGCCGCTTATGCGGCTGCCCGCGCGCCCGACCCGTCTCCCTCCCCCGACCCGTCTCCCTCCCCCCATATGCCCGCGCCTGACCACACCGCCCCCCGCGCGCCCGACGTCGCCCACCTGCCCGACCCGGTGCAGGACATGGCCAGCGCCGGTCTGGCCCGGGTCATCGACTATCAGGACACAGCCTATGGGCAGGAGTACCTGGACCATCTGGCCAGCGCCGCCCGCGCAGACGCAGCCCAAGGCGGTGACGCCCAGCAATTTGCCTATACCAGCACGCTGGCCAAATACCTCGCCAACGCCATGTGTTATGACGACATTCCCCGGGTTGCGGATTTGAAAACACGGTCCCGCCGCACCGCGCGCGTCCGGGACGAGCTGGGTGTACCGGCTGACGCGGTGCTTCAGCTCACCGAATACTTCCACCCCCGGACCGACGAACTCCTCAGCCTGCTGCCCACCCGCGTCGGTCTCTGGGTCGAATCCCGCCCGGCGCTGGTCCGTGGGATCGCGCGTCTGTTTTCCAAGGGGCGGCGCCTGCGTTCAGACCGCCTGGTGCCATTCCTGATGCTCTATTGGCTGGCCGGACAACGCCGGCGTCGTCGCGGCATGCTGCGCCATCACCGCGAATTGGCCCATATGCAGGCCTGGCTGGCCCGCGCGTCCCAGCTTCTGCCGCTCAACTATGATCTGGCGGTCGAAACCCTCGGCACCCGACGCCTGATCAAAGGGTACAGCGACACCCACACCCGGGGGCTGGCCAAATTCGACCGGGTGATGCAGGGCATCGCGCTGGTCCAGAACCGCGCGGATGCGGCGGATTGGGCGCGGCGGCTCAAAACCGCAGCCTTGGCCGATGTCGATGGCACACAGCTCGACGGGGTGATCCAGACCATCCAGAGCTTTTCGGACACCCAGGCCGCCGAATGACACCAGCGTGCCCGCCTACAGCTTTCCTGACAGATCCTTGAGGATCGGACAGTCGGGCCGGTTGTCCCCGGCACAGCAATCCACCAGCTCTGTCAGCGTGTCCCGCATGGATTGCAGATCGGCAATCTTGGTCTCGATCCGTGACAGATGCTCCTTGGCCAATCGTTTGACATCGGCGCTGGCGCGGGTTTCATCCTCGTATAACGCCATCAGGGTGCGGCAATCTTCGATGCTGAACCCCAACGCCCGGGCGCGCCCCAAAAAGGCCAGCTTGTGCAAATCGCTGTCACGAAATCTGCGATACCCGTTGGCGCTGCGATGCGGCTTGATCAGGCCGATGTCCTCGTAATACCGGATCGTCTTGGCCGGAAGGCCCGAGCGGGCGGATACGTCACCGATGTTCATGCGCTTTGCCTCCTCTCACTGTGCCGCGGCAGGTGCCGGGACCAGCCCCGGACCAGATGCGGCGGTCTGCGCCGCCAGCGTCGGCGCAATGCGACGCAGACGCAAGGCATTGCTCAGTACAAACACGCTGGACAGCGCCATGGCACCCGCGGCCAGAGCCGGTGACAACAAGGGCCCGCCAAAGGGATACAAGACCCCCGCCGCCACCGGAATCAGCAGAATGTTATAGCCAAAGGCCCAGGTCAGATTCTGCCGGATATTCCCCATCGTGCGTCGTGACAGAGCAAAGGCATTGACCACGCCGCGCAAATCCCCGGACATCAAAACCACATCCGCGGCCTCGATTGCCACGGCCGTGCCCGACCCGATCGCGATCCCCACATCCGCCGCCGCCAACGCGGGCGCATCATTGATCCCGTCTCCGACAAACCCCAGGTCCCCATGCGTGGCCCGCAGCGCCTCCAGCGCGGCGACCTTGTCACCGGGCAGGCATTCTGCCTTGACGTGATCAATGCCCAGATCGCCAGCAATGGCCCGGGCGGTGGCCGCGTTGTCCCCGGTGATCATCGCGACCGCCAACCCCTGGGCCTGCAAGGCGCGAATGGCCTCGCGGCTGCCCGGTTTGATCGGATCCGCCACCGCGATCACCGCTGCGATCTGGCCGTTGATAGCGGCAAACATCGGTGTTTCCCCCCGCGCTGCGACCTCTTTCGCCCGCTCGGCCAACGCCCCCAGATCGATGCCATCGCGGGCCATCAGCCGGTCCGCGCCAATCAACAGGTCCTGACCCTCCACCCGCGCCGACAGCCCCAATCCGGTCAGGGCCTCGACCTTTTCGGCTGTGGGCAGATCCGCACCCGCCGCCGCAACCAGAGCCCGGGCAATCGGGTGTTCGGACTGCGCTTCGGCGGCGGCCACCAGACGCAGGACATCTGCCCGATCAAAACCGGGGCTGGTTTCCAACAGGGTCAGCGCCGGGCACCCTTGGGTCAATGTCCCGGTCTTGTCCAGTGCCACGACCTTGACCTCTTGCAACCGCTGCAGGGCGTCACCCTTGCGAAACAGCACCCCCAGCTCGGCCGCGCGGCCGGTCCCCACCATGATTGACGTCGGCGTGGCCAGCCCCATGGCACAGGGGCAGGCAATGATCAGCACCGACACCCCGGCCACCAGAGCAAAAGGCAAAGACGGGGCCGGGCCGAACACAGCCCAGACCAGAACCGTCAACGCCGCAACGATCATAACCGCAGGCACAAACCACAATGTGATGCGATCCACGACCCCCTGCACCGGCAGCTTGGCTCCCTGGGCGTGCTCCACCATCCTGACGATCTGCGCCAGCATGGTGTCGCGTCCAACCCGGGTCGCGTTATATTCGATCACCCCATTGCCATTGACCGTCCCGCCCGTCACCTCGGTGCCTTCTGTCTTGGCCACAGGCACAGGTTCGCCGGTGATCATGCTTTCGTCCACATAAGACGTGCCGCTGATCACCGTGCCATCCACGGCGATCCTGTCTCCGGGGCGGGCGCGGATCACATCGCCGGGGCGGATTTCTTCGACC
Protein-coding regions in this window:
- a CDS encoding indolepyruvate oxidoreductase subunit beta family protein, coding for MGTHRMTASFEHSGLIRLAILAVGGQGGGVLSNWIVDLAERNGYIAQSTSVPGVAQRTGATIYYVELLPDTGSPPVLALMPSPGDVDIVIAAEIMEAGRAVTRGLVTPDRTTLIASNHRMHAVSEKVVPGDGVIGNGLVLPHIQAAAHRLICCDFAAIAADTGSHISASLLGALAGSDALPFDRAAFEATITASGRGVEPSLRAFGAAYAAARAPDPSPSPDPSPSPHMPAPDHTAPRAPDVAHLPDPVQDMASAGLARVIDYQDTAYGQEYLDHLASAARADAAQGGDAQQFAYTSTLAKYLANAMCYDDIPRVADLKTRSRRTARVRDELGVPADAVLQLTEYFHPRTDELLSLLPTRVGLWVESRPALVRGIARLFSKGRRLRSDRLVPFLMLYWLAGQRRRRRGMLRHHRELAHMQAWLARASQLLPLNYDLAVETLGTRRLIKGYSDTHTRGLAKFDRVMQGIALVQNRADAADWARRLKTAALADVDGTQLDGVIQTIQSFSDTQAAE
- the cueR gene encoding Cu(I)-responsive transcriptional regulator — its product is MNIGDVSARSGLPAKTIRYYEDIGLIKPHRSANGYRRFRDSDLHKLAFLGRARALGFSIEDCRTLMALYEDETRASADVKRLAKEHLSRIETKIADLQSMRDTLTELVDCCAGDNRPDCPILKDLSGKL
- a CDS encoding heavy metal translocating P-type ATPase; translation: MSNRPIVSLQISGLNCAGCAGRAERALAAVDGVSTASVNLANATAQVTQSSDVALSALTDALKAAGYPAVTSSVVLHVEQLNCASCVGRVERALIGAQGVVGAHVNLADESAHVTYAQGAMTPGELARIVTEAGYPARAEPDQGTRAESQDRRKEAEIAALRRNMIIAAALALPVFLIEMGGHMIPALHHWVAANIGTTNSHLVQFALTSAVLMGPGRMFYERGIPALLRGAPDMNALVAIGTLAAYVFSVVSTFAPGVLPAGTANVYYEAAAVIVVLILVGRWMEARAKGRTGAAIRKLVGMQPRSATVLRGGKAAEVPVEEIRPGDVIRARPGDRIAVDGTVISGTSYVDESMITGEPVPVAKTEGTEVTGGTVNGNGVIEYNATRVGRDTMLAQIVRMVEHAQGAKLPVQGVVDRITLWFVPAVMIVAALTVLVWAVFGPAPSLPFALVAGVSVLIIACPCAMGLATPTSIMVGTGRAAELGVLFRKGDALQRLQEVKVVALDKTGTLTQGCPALTLLETSPGFDRADVLRLVAAAEAQSEHPIARALVAAAGADLPTAEKVEALTGLGLSARVEGQDLLIGADRLMARDGIDLGALAERAKEVAARGETPMFAAINGQIAAVIAVADPIKPGSREAIRALQAQGLAVAMITGDNAATARAIAGDLGIDHVKAECLPGDKVAALEALRATHGDLGFVGDGINDAPALAAADVGIAIGSGTAVAIEAADVVLMSGDLRGVVNAFALSRRTMGNIRQNLTWAFGYNILLIPVAAGVLYPFGGPLLSPALAAGAMALSSVFVLSNALRLRRIAPTLAAQTAASGPGLVPAPAAAQ